A single genomic interval of Syntrophobotulus glycolicus DSM 8271 harbors:
- the nth gene encoding endonuclease III — protein MDQPNARTAEIITILAQTYPKAGCELNFSNPYQLLIATILSAQCTDIKVNAVTKSLFADYPSAQEIIKLSQTELENIIRPLGLFHNKARNILSTSQILLDRYQGEVPSDMASLVSLPGVGRKTANVILSNAFNFPALAVDTHVFRVSRRLDLTRGKTPHQVELDLTAQIPRDLWSKTHHLLIWHGRRICKAQKPACPSCPLLDLCPSAQ, from the coding sequence ATGGATCAGCCCAATGCAAGAACAGCCGAGATCATCACTATTCTGGCTCAAACCTATCCGAAAGCCGGATGCGAGTTAAATTTTTCCAATCCATACCAGCTTCTGATCGCGACAATTCTAAGTGCCCAATGTACCGATATTAAGGTCAATGCTGTGACAAAAAGTTTGTTTGCCGATTATCCTTCAGCTCAGGAAATCATCAAGCTTTCTCAGACAGAGCTTGAAAATATTATCCGTCCCTTGGGTCTGTTTCACAATAAAGCCAGAAATATTCTAAGTACCAGTCAGATCTTATTGGATAGATATCAGGGAGAAGTCCCTTCCGATATGGCAAGCCTGGTCTCTCTTCCAGGTGTTGGGCGCAAAACAGCCAATGTCATCCTGAGCAATGCCTTCAACTTTCCGGCTTTAGCTGTTGATACTCATGTATTTCGGGTATCCAGACGCTTGGACCTGACAAGGGGAAAAACGCCGCATCAGGTGGAGCTTGATTTAACAGCGCAAATCCCCCGGGATTTATGGAGTAAGACCCACCATTTGCTGATTTGGCATGGGAGAAGGATTTGCAAAGCACAAAAACCTGCCTGTCCCAGTTGTCCTTTACTTGACCTGTGTCCGTCTGCGCAATGA
- a CDS encoding C40 family peptidase — MNKPLYMLLTPFLGLILLVSINTATAYEIPNNPYQQKDLQSYSVSQVADWGLTSQQIADSNSTETIDPTKAKTANKTETKTGNTTESKESAEIKTASSQRATPLSTASRGESDSRTTKAAKTSSKASVSAKASQSSTTVKSADQNKVDAIIGTAKKYLGVPYLYGGTTPSGFDCSGYVRYVFNQNGLSLPRTAREQYTVGSKVSSLQAGDLVFFSTNSNGKIDHVGIYLGGGNFINSTSSRGVIISSLNSYWQPRYVGAKRVL; from the coding sequence ATGAACAAACCATTATACATGCTGCTTACTCCTTTTTTAGGCTTAATTTTGCTCGTAAGCATCAATACTGCGACCGCTTATGAAATTCCCAATAATCCCTACCAACAAAAAGATCTTCAAAGTTATTCCGTCTCACAGGTGGCGGACTGGGGACTAACCAGTCAACAAATTGCAGATTCCAATTCCACCGAGACAATTGATCCCACTAAGGCCAAAACCGCGAATAAGACTGAAACAAAAACCGGCAATACAACGGAGAGCAAAGAATCAGCAGAGATCAAAACGGCTTCTTCCCAAAGGGCTACTCCATTATCGACCGCTTCCCGCGGAGAAAGCGATTCCAGAACAACCAAAGCCGCAAAGACTTCCAGTAAGGCTTCCGTTTCGGCTAAAGCCTCTCAAAGCAGTACTACAGTCAAATCTGCGGACCAAAACAAAGTCGACGCGATCATCGGGACAGCAAAAAAATACCTTGGAGTGCCTTATTTATATGGGGGGACTACCCCTTCAGGATTTGACTGTTCAGGATATGTAAGATATGTTTTCAATCAAAACGGCTTATCCTTGCCAAGAACAGCCCGGGAACAATATACCGTCGGGAGCAAAGTCTCCTCCCTTCAGGCCGGAGACCTTGTATTTTTCTCGACCAACAGTAACGGAAAAATCGACCATGTCGGGATTTATTTAGGAGGAGGAAACTTTATCAATTCCACCTCATCCCGCGGAGTAATCATTTCCTCCCTTAACTCATACTGGCAGCCACGTTATGTTGGGGCCAAAAGAGTTCTATAA
- a CDS encoding LTA synthase family protein, with protein sequence MFDRKLDGITRNLLLFVLIVPILAILALEGFSDGNLKEVITWIRSYPAEFFLNYILMFGIINIFYVLPKRAYLVTSTIFLSLFSCLGFISHQKLKVKGEPLLPTDFLLAKEAFGISGHFQNVFIFIGIFIIITIALITLIFKHIFKQRKQRYRTVVFVCSFLVVFAFYSYLAPIQNTFALQLISYSQSLNYDQNGTMLGFLMDSEYLKVSEPDNYQEDGINKIVQNNSTPSYPVDADLKPNIILVMSEAFWDPTLMKDVSFNQDPIPFFHSLQKSQSSGIMLSPVYGGGTANTEFEALTGFSTQFLLNGAIAYDQYINRPIEALPAILGQQGYATSAIHTYDNWFYGRQKVYQELGFDKFISKEFLNSPQYYGQYISDTELTNQILNQVKKTSEPDFIYAVSMEGHGPYSTTENPQNVIKATDSELSSQSQAILDNYANTINDVDKSLQQLIDGLKNINEPTLVIFYGDHLPMLGDNYSVYKEAGFIEQDGNSYQDYLNLHSVPFVTWNNFSTTVKHDLKLSANFMGTYALQTAQKSGSPITDLLSNLMQKGNEVIISKDHWNAANIPENTFSDYELLQYDLLFGKEYSYNLEPDHKPSQNVNYIQGDALPVISSVLSSENSLIIQGSSFVENDKVYLNGKEVNTTYSSPDMLRIDLPKRIENIEIQVKLTDSMNKVISKSNIYKN encoded by the coding sequence GTGTTTGATCGAAAACTGGATGGGATAACTAGAAATCTGCTGCTGTTTGTTCTTATTGTTCCTATATTAGCGATACTGGCCTTGGAGGGCTTTTCAGACGGAAACTTAAAAGAAGTGATAACATGGATTAGAAGCTACCCAGCGGAGTTTTTTCTTAACTATATTCTAATGTTTGGAATCATAAATATATTTTATGTCTTGCCTAAAAGGGCTTACTTAGTCACCAGCACTATTTTTCTATCTCTATTTTCTTGTTTGGGATTTATTAGTCACCAAAAATTGAAAGTTAAAGGAGAACCCTTACTGCCAACAGATTTTCTTTTAGCGAAAGAGGCTTTTGGGATTTCAGGCCATTTCCAAAATGTTTTTATTTTCATCGGGATTTTTATTATCATCACGATTGCTCTGATTACGTTGATATTTAAACATATTTTTAAGCAAAGAAAGCAGCGTTATCGGACTGTGGTATTTGTTTGTTCATTCTTAGTCGTATTTGCTTTTTATTCTTACTTAGCTCCTATCCAAAATACTTTTGCCCTTCAACTAATTAGTTATAGTCAATCTCTAAATTATGATCAAAACGGAACAATGCTTGGTTTCCTTATGGATTCGGAATATCTTAAGGTTTCCGAACCGGATAACTATCAGGAGGATGGGATCAATAAGATTGTTCAAAATAACAGTACTCCTTCTTATCCGGTTGATGCCGATCTCAAACCTAATATTATTTTGGTCATGAGTGAGGCCTTTTGGGACCCCACTTTAATGAAAGACGTTTCATTTAATCAAGATCCCATTCCATTCTTTCATTCTCTTCAAAAATCTCAGTCAAGCGGTATCATGCTTTCTCCCGTGTATGGCGGGGGTACCGCCAATACCGAATTTGAGGCCTTGACTGGGTTCTCAACACAGTTTTTACTTAATGGCGCTATTGCCTATGATCAATATATTAATCGGCCGATTGAAGCTTTGCCGGCAATTCTCGGCCAACAAGGTTATGCCACTTCGGCTATCCATACTTACGACAATTGGTTTTATGGCCGGCAAAAAGTTTATCAGGAGTTGGGATTCGATAAATTCATCAGTAAAGAGTTTCTCAATTCGCCCCAATATTACGGTCAGTATATTAGTGATACAGAGCTGACAAATCAAATTCTCAATCAGGTTAAAAAGACGAGCGAGCCGGATTTTATCTATGCTGTTTCCATGGAAGGGCATGGCCCTTATTCAACAACGGAAAACCCGCAAAATGTGATCAAGGCAACCGACTCTGAATTAAGTTCACAATCTCAGGCTATTTTGGATAATTACGCCAATACAATCAATGATGTTGATAAATCTCTTCAGCAACTGATTGATGGCTTAAAAAATATTAATGAACCTACCTTGGTAATCTTTTATGGCGATCACTTACCGATGTTAGGAGATAATTACAGCGTTTATAAAGAGGCAGGATTTATTGAGCAGGATGGAAATTCTTATCAAGATTATTTAAACTTGCATAGTGTTCCCTTTGTAACATGGAACAATTTCTCAACAACTGTAAAACACGATCTTAAATTATCGGCCAATTTCATGGGTACTTACGCCCTTCAAACCGCTCAAAAGTCGGGTAGTCCCATCACCGATCTTCTTTCCAATCTTATGCAAAAGGGTAATGAGGTGATAATCAGCAAAGATCACTGGAATGCGGCCAACATACCAGAGAATACGTTTAGCGATTATGAATTGCTTCAATATGATTTGCTGTTCGGTAAAGAATATAGCTATAATCTTGAACCGGATCATAAACCATCTCAAAACGTAAACTATATTCAAGGTGATGCCTTGCCGGTGATTTCGAGCGTTTTGTCTTCCGAAAACTCATTGATCATACAAGGAAGTAGCTTTGTGGAAAATGACAAGGTTTATCTCAATGGCAAAGAAGTCAATACGACGTATTCTAGTCCGGACATGTTAAGGATTGACCTGCCGAAGAGGATAGAAAATATAGAGATCCAAGTCAAGCTCACTGATAGCATGAATAAAGTAATTTCCAAATCTAATATTTATAAGAATTAA
- a CDS encoding glycosyltransferase family 4 protein has protein sequence MRIAYFTDTYLPQINGVSNTLKRLGEYLAEKEIKHMVFAPQYEEIERSQVPSPVVRFKSISVPFYPECRLSFPLYANLSRLADQFAPDLVHLTDPLGIGLAGLRYARERGIPIVSSFHTNFDDYLKYYNLEYLENVVWGLFKWFHRFSDLNFCPSIETLKILENKGIKNLRLWSRGIDMNTFSPKLRDSEIRKQFKMENKTTFLYVGRLAAEKDLDILIAGIERVNVSYADKVQFILVGEGPYAKLLKERTDKNVLLTGYLEGQELARIYASCDAFVFPSSTETFGNVVLEAMASGLPVIAVNAGGVKDNVLDSYNGLMCSPRDSENLAKAIITLIEDKILLKILADNALKHIKGKSWSSIFDQLVADYSSVLQIYQDKLSRTA, from the coding sequence ATGAGAATAGCTTATTTTACCGATACCTACCTTCCGCAAATCAATGGAGTTAGCAATACCCTGAAAAGACTGGGAGAATATCTCGCGGAAAAAGAAATAAAACACATGGTCTTTGCTCCGCAATATGAGGAAATAGAGAGGAGCCAAGTTCCATCTCCTGTCGTGAGGTTTAAAAGTATCAGTGTTCCGTTTTATCCGGAGTGCCGTCTTTCCTTTCCGCTCTATGCGAACTTGTCTCGCCTGGCCGATCAATTCGCGCCGGATCTTGTTCATCTGACAGATCCTTTGGGAATTGGGCTGGCGGGCTTAAGGTATGCCAGGGAGAGGGGCATTCCCATCGTTTCTTCATTCCATACCAATTTTGATGATTATCTGAAGTATTACAATCTTGAGTATTTAGAAAATGTCGTTTGGGGTCTCTTTAAATGGTTTCATCGATTCAGCGATTTAAACTTTTGTCCTTCAATTGAAACCTTAAAGATTTTAGAAAACAAGGGAATTAAGAATTTGCGTTTATGGTCCAGAGGGATTGATATGAACACATTTAGCCCGAAATTACGGGACTCAGAAATAAGGAAACAGTTTAAGATGGAAAATAAGACAACTTTTCTCTATGTCGGCAGGCTTGCGGCTGAAAAGGATCTGGATATCCTGATCGCCGGTATCGAAAGGGTAAATGTAAGCTATGCGGATAAGGTCCAATTTATCCTTGTTGGAGAAGGTCCCTATGCCAAGCTTCTGAAGGAACGCACTGATAAGAATGTCCTTTTAACCGGTTATTTAGAAGGCCAGGAATTAGCCAGGATTTATGCTTCCTGTGATGCCTTTGTCTTCCCGTCCAGCACAGAGACTTTCGGTAATGTTGTTCTTGAAGCTATGGCTTCAGGATTACCGGTGATTGCGGTAAATGCGGGCGGAGTTAAAGATAATGTCCTTGATTCATACAATGGTTTGATGTGTTCCCCGCGGGATAGCGAAAATTTGGCTAAAGCGATAATCACATTGATTGAAGATAAAATACTCCTGAAAATTCTGGCGGATAATGCCCTGAAACACATTAAGGGGAAATCCTGGAGCAGCATCTTTGATCAATTGGTAGCTGATTATTCTTCTGTATTACAAATATATCAGGATAAATTATCCAGAACAGCCTGA
- a CDS encoding zinc dependent phospholipase C family protein, whose product MNILMHWQLARVICKSIEKELNIHINKISFLYGNIKPDLQPGSVPHYKHAAVEFVRGEIEKLSEHQETGRWSKQLSERMGVITHYLSDFFCYAHSEFFRDEIVEHYLYEFRLMSHFWKKKKRLKTQNVHHSELLTSPTKILDYIVERHERYLDLITEDSAPFEEDIVHAVGVNILVCVSILSLYFDQGIDWSEWDENSLFYRYLPSANQWS is encoded by the coding sequence ATGAATATATTAATGCATTGGCAATTGGCACGAGTAATCTGCAAGTCCATTGAAAAAGAACTTAATATTCACATCAATAAAATCAGCTTTCTATACGGAAATATTAAACCTGATTTACAGCCTGGTTCCGTTCCTCACTATAAACATGCTGCAGTAGAGTTTGTCCGAGGAGAGATTGAAAAACTTTCCGAGCATCAGGAAACCGGGCGATGGTCAAAACAGTTATCTGAAAGGATGGGTGTGATCACTCACTATCTTTCAGATTTTTTTTGTTATGCTCACTCGGAATTTTTTCGGGATGAAATCGTAGAGCACTACCTTTATGAGTTCCGTCTGATGTCCCATTTTTGGAAAAAGAAGAAGAGGCTGAAGACACAAAATGTTCATCATTCTGAGTTATTAACATCTCCAACTAAAATACTGGACTATATTGTTGAGAGGCATGAAAGATACTTGGATCTGATCACCGAGGATTCTGCACCTTTTGAAGAGGATATTGTCCATGCAGTGGGAGTCAATATCCTCGTCTGTGTTTCAATTTTATCTTTATATTTTGATCAAGGGATTGATTGGAGTGAGTGGGATGAGAATAGCTTATTTTACCGATACCTACCTTCCGCAAATCAATGGAGTTAG